In one Musa acuminata AAA Group cultivar baxijiao chromosome BXJ2-5, Cavendish_Baxijiao_AAA, whole genome shotgun sequence genomic region, the following are encoded:
- the LOC135611885 gene encoding transcription factor TCP20-like gives MDRRDSSKQPQEAPRFHQALGLRQAEKGEATTASAAAESRDLLPSTVSVRERWSQVVAAEEDEQRRQLAPKRSSNKDRHTKVEGRGRRIRMPALCAARIFQLTRELGHKSDGETIQWLLQQAESSIIAATGTGTVPSSALASAAVAGSTSRPGASIPAGLHRRLDELGQARPNWPMLAAANFGPPLPGLLLPPGVLDSGFMASSSSFGTGNGPMGSFLQRVGMHGMDLPGADVGAMSFVSMLAPHGQQSPGLELGLSQDGHGGEFHPQATYQLFPQIGRARGGAGSSEGGQLQHYQQQQQQQAFPTQDDSQD, from the coding sequence ATGGATCGCAGAGACTCATCCAAGCAGCCACAAGAGGCCCCCAGGTTCCACCAGGCCCTGGGCCTCCGACAGGCAGAGAAAGGAGAAGCCACCACGGCCTCTGCAGCAGCAGAAAGCAGAGATCTTTTGCCTTCCACGGTCTCGGTGAGGGAGAGGTGGTCGCAGGTGGTGGCAGCAGAGGAGGATGAGCAAAGGAGGCAGCTTGCGCCGAAGAGGAGTTCCAACAAGGACAGGCACACGAAGGTGGAGGGCAGGGGGAGAAGGATCAGGATGCCTGCCCTCTGCGCCGCCAGGATCTTTCAGCTCACCAGGGAATTAGGCCACAAGTCCGACGGGGAGACTATCCAGTGGCTCCTCCAACAGGCAGAGTCGTCCATCATCGCCGCCACAGGCACGGGCACAGTCCCGTCCTCGGCCCTCGCCTCCGCCGCCGTGGCTGGTTCCACGTCCCGCCCGGGCGCCTCCATCCCCGCCGGCCTCCACCGCAGGCTTGATGAGCTGGGACAGGCCCGGCCTAATTGGCCCATGCTGGCGGCCGCTAACTTCGGCCCGCCCCTCCCGGGCTTGTTGCTGCCGCCTGGTGTGCTCGATTCCGGATTCATGGCTTCCAGTTCGAGCTTCGGGACTGGCAATGGACCGATGGGCAGCTTCCTGCAGAGAGTTGGCATGCACGGGATGGACTTGCCTGGTGCCGACGTCGGTGCGATGAGCTTCGTGTCGATGCTGGCGCCGCACGGGCAGCAGTCGCCGGGACTGGAGCTGGGGCTCTCGCAGGATGGCCATGGTGGGGAGTTCCATCCGCAGGCCACGTACCAGTTGTTTCCGCAGATTGGGCGTGCAAGGGGTGGAGCAGGTTCCAGTGAAGGTGGGCAATTGCAGCACtatcagcagcagcaacagcagcaagcTTTTCCAACACAGGATGATTCACAAGACTGA